A region of the Arenicella xantha genome:
ACCTGAGTTTGGTACAAGGTTTCTGCAAGTAAGAATTAGTAGTAAGGCTACAGTCGGGAGGGCGAATAAATATAGTATCGCCCCACGCATTGAGAGGCTACTCTGGCGTATTGGTAGTTCAAGGTAGCGCCAACTCAAGTGGGATAGTAAAAATGCGACGCTTACTAGACTGATCAGGGCTGAAATGCTTAGGTCGCCGTAGAGGTATCTCGGAAGAGCTAACAATGGCCAGTGCCATAAATACAGGGAATACGAAATCTTCCCGATATATTGTGCGTAAGTGTTTCCAAGAATTGTGTGGTAGACAAATGACGACTTAGAAAATTGAGACAGTACCAGCACAACACCGAAACATGGGATTAAAGCCGTGAGCCCGGGAAAGGTTGTGGAATGCGAATAGAGAACAAATGGTGCGAGTACAAACAGTAGGCCCAACCATCCAAGGGACGGTAATTGCCGCTGTTTTAACGCTGACTGTTGGTAGAATGCAAGGGTGCCTCCTATCATTAATTCGCCAGCCCTAGGAGGAAGAGAGTAAAACGCTGCGGTTTCAAACCTTCCTGTGCTTGCCATGAGGTGAGCACCGATGAAGGACAGAAGAGTGCTGCCAATTAAAATTAATAGCTTTAGGCGGTCATTGCATTCTATTTTGATACCGGCTAATAACAACAGTGGCCAGACTAAATAGAATTGTTCTTCTACCGATAGGCTCCATAGATGCAATAATATGCTGCTGTCACCGGGATTGTGAAAGTAGCTGGTGGTCGATGCAAAATAGTGATTTGCCGAGAATACCGTGGCACTGATTGCCGACCATGAAAATGATTTAAAATTTTCGGTATTAAAAAGCAACACTGCAGCGACCGCACAACATAAAATAACTGGCCACAGCGGTGGTAAGATTCGTTTAATTCTACGGGTATAAAAATGCTTAAACGAAAAGGCGCCAGTAGATTTTTTCTCGCTTAGAATTATGCTAGTGATAAGAAAGCCAGACAGGACGAAAAAAATATCTACGCCGATAAACCCCCCAGGAATTAGCTGCGCGCTCACATGGTAGGCCACCACCGATAATACGGCGACGGCCCGTAAACCATCTATCTCTGGTCTATATTGCAACGGTCTTTATGCTGGTGGGGTAGATAATTAGACCATTCTCAACTTAGATCGACGCGCCAAGCTCAAATCCTTCTCTAATCGCACGTTTAGCATCGAGTTCGCCGGCTAGTTTAGAACCACCGATCAAGTGGGTTGTTACATCAGCTGCCTCTAATGCTTGCAAAAGATCGATGTTGGATTCTTGGCCGGCGCAGACCACGACTGTATCGCATTCAATTAATTGAGGCTCTCCGTCCTGAATCGTGAAATGCAGACCGTTGTCGTCAATTTTATGGTATTGCACTCCGGTAATCATCTTGACGTCTTTCATCTTCAACGCCGCTCGATGTATCCATCCTGTTGTTTTGCCTAAGCCCTTACCCATTTTGCCGGCTGTCCGCTGCAGCATAGTAATTTCCCGTGGTGATGGTGTGGGTTGTGCATAG
Encoded here:
- a CDS encoding acyltransferase family protein, translated to MQYRPEIDGLRAVAVLSVVAYHVSAQLIPGGFIGVDIFFVLSGFLITSIILSEKKSTGAFSFKHFYTRRIKRILPPLWPVILCCAVAAVLLFNTENFKSFSWSAISATVFSANHYFASTTSYFHNPGDSSILLHLWSLSVEEQFYLVWPLLLLAGIKIECNDRLKLLILIGSTLLSFIGAHLMASTGRFETAAFYSLPPRAGELMIGGTLAFYQQSALKQRQLPSLGWLGLLFVLAPFVLYSHSTTFPGLTALIPCFGVVLVLSQFSKSSFVYHTILGNTYAQYIGKISYSLYLWHWPLLALPRYLYGDLSISALISLVSVAFLLSHLSWRYLELPIRQSSLSMRGAILYLFALPTVALLLILTCRNLVPNSGISHDTTSYSERYTPFCYKHGISAECKFGDLNVQSTALLFGDSHAGHFTPFWDSLGTRLGIAIDAFSAQTCYPMIDQDRTRPSVDPSIKDKVNCPPHLELIENIIDNYDIIILAASWSIYTDGPRAPRTFNFFQQLERQLTYLNSHGKKVVIMAQVPWFIDRQIETYQNRQGIPIEKLRNLLNPTKPGIPNFKARTEVQLVNERLLQISSRFPDTIVMTSSNTNPASAFLDEQLIYANSDHLSPPGSIALANQISDIELAAIRVFLSTVSNN